One Gammaproteobacteria bacterium DNA segment encodes these proteins:
- a CDS encoding FeoC-like transcriptional regulator, with product MILSELRRYLAEHRRVTLQDMAYRFDTDTDALRGMLAVLERKGRVRHLPPGQCTAGCNKCDLGPMDVYEYVDDRN from the coding sequence ATGATCCTCTCCGAGCTGCGTCGCTACCTGGCCGAGCACAGGCGGGTGACCCTCCAGGACATGGCCTACCGTTTCGATACCGACACCGATGCCCTGCGCGGCATGCTGGCGGTACTGGAGCGCAAGGGCCGGGTCCGCCACCTGCCGCCCGGCCAGTGCACCGCCGGTTGCAACAAGTGCGACCTGGGCCCCATGGATGTCTACGAATACGTGGACGACCGGAACTGA